In the Thermodesulfobacteriota bacterium genome, one interval contains:
- the nudC gene encoding NAD(+) diphosphatase, translating into MPFEHAVAPPPGLPREGWWFLFHADRLLVRIHGDAAEIPLLADPADLGLRASDRQFLGTLDGRGCFAAELDEAAEPDGTAFRTLRSLLGILPEGMFALAGRAFQLLDWARSHRFCGKCGMPASPVPGERAMGCAPCGIQYYPRVSPAVIVAVVRDGRLLLAHTRRHPSVFFSVLAGFVEAGESFEECVRREIREEAGIEVKNIRYFGSQPWPFPRTMMVGFTAEYAGGDLVIEEKELVQAAWFEPEEVTRLQIPRHGTIARQLIDWFLAEHGRRGGGRE; encoded by the coding sequence ATGCCGTTCGAGCACGCCGTCGCGCCGCCCCCGGGACTTCCCCGCGAGGGGTGGTGGTTCCTGTTCCACGCCGACCGCCTCCTGGTGCGGATCCATGGCGATGCCGCGGAGATCCCGCTGCTGGCCGACCCGGCGGACCTGGGCCTGCGCGCGTCCGATCGGCAGTTCCTCGGCACGCTGGACGGCAGGGGCTGCTTCGCGGCGGAACTGGACGAGGCCGCCGAGCCCGACGGCACGGCGTTCCGGACGCTGCGCTCCCTCCTCGGGATCCTGCCGGAGGGGATGTTCGCCCTCGCGGGGCGCGCGTTCCAGCTCCTCGACTGGGCGAGGAGCCACCGGTTCTGCGGGAAGTGCGGGATGCCTGCCTCGCCGGTGCCGGGAGAGCGGGCGATGGGCTGCGCCCCCTGCGGGATCCAGTATTACCCCCGCGTCTCCCCGGCGGTCATCGTCGCCGTCGTGCGCGACGGCAGGCTTCTCCTCGCCCATACCCGGAGGCACCCCTCGGTTTTCTTCAGCGTCCTGGCCGGCTTCGTCGAAGCGGGGGAATCGTTCGAGGAGTGCGTCCGCCGGGAGATCCGCGAGGAAGCCGGGATCGAGGTGAAGAACATCCGCTATTTCGGAAGCCAGCCGTGGCCGTTCCCCCGCACGATGATGGTGGGATTCACCGCGGAGTACGCGGGCGGGGACCTCGTGATCGAGGAGAAGGAGCTGGTCCAGGCGGCCTGGTTCGAGCCGGAAGAGGTGACGCGGCTGCAGATCCCCCGCCACGGGACGATCGCACGGCAACTGATCGACTGGTTCCTTGCGGAGCACGGCCGGCGGGGCGGCGGGCGGGAGTAG
- the rnd gene encoding ribonuclease D has protein sequence MEKETKGRLVTDAAELRAVVSGMRRAGRIGFDTEFVGEKSYYPRLCLVQLGTEDAVFAVDPLAVEDLSPLDELLFDPTILKVVHAGGQDLKIVYQRTGRVPAPVFDTQVAAALLGHPVQAAYAAVVRGFLGVDVKKGHSYSDWCARPLSSSQLSYALDDVRYLPALHDRMVSRLRKEGRLAWIEPEFSALASPATYESPPEEEYRRVKGWTGLDPRRLAVLRGLIAWREREARRRDVPRRRVLSDESALAIARSRAADEEALRRVRGLEWKVGGETSAAVLDVVRDALALREERLPGQAPSRPRGNGERSSVVPLLGALLRSRARAHRVAPELLANAEELERLAAGERDGLAVLSGWRLDLVGKELLALLDGRLSLFVRDGEAEIEERRK, from the coding sequence GTGGAAAAGGAGACGAAGGGACGCCTGGTGACGGATGCCGCGGAGCTTCGGGCCGTCGTGTCCGGCATGCGGCGGGCCGGCAGGATCGGATTCGACACCGAGTTCGTGGGCGAGAAGAGCTACTATCCCCGCCTCTGCCTGGTCCAGCTCGGAACGGAAGACGCGGTCTTCGCAGTCGATCCGCTCGCCGTGGAGGATCTTTCCCCGCTCGACGAGCTGCTCTTCGACCCGACGATCCTGAAGGTGGTGCACGCCGGCGGACAGGACCTGAAAATCGTCTACCAACGGACGGGGAGAGTGCCCGCTCCGGTGTTCGACACGCAGGTCGCCGCCGCGCTCCTGGGTCATCCCGTCCAGGCCGCGTACGCCGCGGTGGTGCGCGGCTTCCTCGGCGTCGACGTGAAGAAGGGGCACTCCTATTCCGACTGGTGCGCCCGCCCGCTCTCCTCGTCCCAGCTCTCCTATGCCCTCGACGACGTCCGCTACCTGCCCGCGCTGCACGACCGGATGGTCTCCCGGCTCCGGAAGGAAGGGCGGCTCGCCTGGATCGAGCCCGAGTTCTCGGCGTTGGCGTCTCCCGCGACGTACGAGTCGCCCCCCGAGGAGGAATACCGCAGGGTCAAGGGATGGACGGGGCTCGATCCCCGGCGCCTGGCGGTATTGCGGGGGCTGATCGCGTGGAGGGAGCGGGAAGCGCGGCGCAGGGACGTCCCCCGCCGCCGCGTGCTCTCCGACGAGAGCGCGCTGGCGATCGCCCGGAGCCGGGCCGCCGACGAGGAGGCGCTGCGCCGGGTAAGGGGGCTGGAGTGGAAGGTCGGGGGGGAGACCTCCGCGGCCGTCCTGGACGTCGTCCGAGATGCGCTCGCCCTTCGGGAGGAGCGGCTTCCGGGGCAGGCCCCATCGAGGCCCCGCGGCAACGGCGAGCGATCTTCCGTCGTCCCCCTCCTGGGGGCGCTCCTGCGCTCCCGGGCGCGCGCCCACCGGGTCGCCCCGGAGCTGCTCGCGAACGCGGAGGAGCTGGAACGGCTGGCGGCGGGGGAGCGGGACGGGCTCGCCGTGCTGTCGGGCTGGCGGCTCGACCTCGTCGGGAAGGAGCTGCTGGCGCTTCTCGACGGCAGGCTCTCCCTCTTCGTGCGCGACGGGGAGGCGGAAATCGAGGAGAGGCGGAAGTAG